Proteins found in one Labeo rohita strain BAU-BD-2019 chromosome 11, IGBB_LRoh.1.0, whole genome shotgun sequence genomic segment:
- the ushbp1 gene encoding colorectal mutant cancer protein isoform X2, with translation MERSDSLVSADSELAQCETEVNTLLKIISDLNRKMDSLQIPREMKTPESPVRVSGCVPQQGLSLTVVDAGTASVESKTKNACRDSEGGSSELWMELQKVLSALEASSGQGRNMLRLQTQNAETIRAEHLSAARESWVQATQVLEEMERDLGISYPSALPPDERRQYQRDVLSLYKHNQDLNASLKSRQEELVGAERMLMDLEDEKKWLQEKVVDLKRKWLYGVSRSPPVSPSLSSSRTSSPCFSTPPYPGSPLLSRKLPGSRPDSPSSSCTVDSVLQAEIEKLQRTLDRLKARNERLNAALVRRKGESEQLSMSLSRQEADSSALHMALAYCEECEEAYSDLLSLCESRKQQNTGTISTPQSDLSNSTDENSDKGDSFSSSPEGTAETKPNSLSEQEFKDKAGVLVQRISRLKQDRATVCIPQRGEAGEGMISPDTGTLAGVRGRTSSLSRNTKEEKAALLYELVTVREEMSEMRGNLRLLEKERRCLDLALMVQSAQDSAGALILDSLRDELAERRATQQRIAENMAKLEGGGGIPGPRNHSILRELQAAMQREQSLRKRVAALRESLDSALTDSTTQRRINREELARLSRYYNKVSSTYRSSRKKHKEQLWRLEKQIAVMSERHAKEEAELSATLEAMEWRREETIL, from the exons ATGGAG AGATCGGACAGTCTGGTGTCAGCAGACTCTGAACTGGCTCAGTGTGAGACGGAGGTCAACACTTTACTGAAGATCATTTCTGACCTCAACAGAAAGATGGACTCCCTACAAATACCACG AGAGATGAAAACGCCTGAGAGTCCAGTCCGGGTCAGTGGGTGCGTCCCGCAGCAGGGCCTGAGCCTCACGGTGGTGGACGCTGGCACAGCATCAGTGGAGTCCAAGACCAAGAACGCCTGCAGGGACTCAGAAG GGGGCAGCAGTGAGCTTTGGATGGAGCTGCAGAAGGTTCTCTCTGCTCTTGAGGCCTCTAGTGGTCAGGGGAGGAACATGCTCAGGCTGCAGACTCAGAATGCTGAGACAATCCGGGCAGAGCATCTCTCTGCAGCCCGGGAGAGCTGGGTTCAGGCCACACAG GTGCTGGAAGAGATGGAGAGGGATTTGGGGATCTCATACCCCTCTGCTCTGCCCCCTGACGAGAGACGTCAATATCAGCGGGATGTTCTTTCACTGTATAAACACAACCAAGACCTCAACGCCTCCTTGAAGAGCCGACAGGAAGAGCTTGTGGGTGCTGAAAGAATGCTGATGGATCTTGAGGATGAGAAAAAGTGGCTACAGGAAAAG GTAGTGGACCTGAAGAGGAAATGGCTGTATGGAGTGAGTCGTTCTCCTCCTGTTAGTCCATCATTGTCCTCCAGTCGAACGTCGAGCCCTTGCTTTTCCACTCCTCCATATCCTGGATCCCCTCTGCTGTCCCGCAAACTACCCGGCTCCAGGCCAGACTCCCCTTCGTCTTCCTGTACCGTTGACTCTGTGCTTCAGGCTGAGATCGAAAAGCTGCAGAG GACTCTGGACAGACTGAAAGCTCGAAATGAGCGTCTGAATGCCGCACTGGTCAGAAGGAAAGGAGAATCGGAGCAGCTGAGCATGAGTCTTAGCCGACAGGAGGCAGACAGCTCGGCTCTACACATGGCTCTGGCATACTG TGAGGAGTGCGAGGAGGCTTACAGTGACCTGCTGTCCCTGTGCGAGTCCAGAAAACAACAGAACACAG GAACAATTAGCACACCTCAGTCTGACCTCTCAAATTCAACAGATGAGAACTCGGACAAAGGCGACTCATTCTCCAGTTCACCAGAGGGCACTGCTGAGACCAAACCAAACAG CTTGTCGGAGCAGGAGTTTAAGGACAAGGCTGGTGTACTTGTGCAAAGGATCTCCAGGCTGAAGCAGGACAGGGCCACTGTTTGTATCCCGCAGCGGGGCGAAGCAGGAGAGGGCATGATCAGTCCCGACACTGGCACGCTCGCAGGGGTCAGAGGTCGCACCAGTTCACTTTCCAGAAACACCAAAGAGGAGAAAGCGGCTCTACTGTATGAGCTGGTGACAGTCAGG GAGGAGATGTCAGAGATGCGTGGGAATCTCCGGCTATTGGAGAAGGAGAGGCGGTGTTTGGACCTGGCGCTGATGGTCCAGAGTGCCCAGGATTCTGCTGGTGCTCTGATCCTGGACAGTCTGCGAGATGAGCTGGCCGAGAGGAGAGCCACTCAACAG AGAATTGCTGAAAATATGGCAAAACTAGAAGGCGGAGGGGGAATTCCTGGTCCTCGGAATCACTCTATCCTAAGAGAACTACAAGCAGCAATGCAAAG GGAACAGTCACTGAGGAAGAGAGTGGCGGCTTTACGTGAGTCACTGGACTCTGCACTCACAGACAGCACCACTCAGAGAAGGATCAACAGAGAGGAGCTTGCACGTCTCTCCCGCTATTACAA TAAAGTGTCAAGCACCTACAGAAGTTCTCGAAAGAAGCACAAGGAGCAGCTGTGGCGACTGGAGAAGCAAATCGCAGTCATGAGCGAACGTCATGCTAAAGAAGAGGCCGAGCTAAGTGCTACACTGGAAGCTATGGAGTGGAGGAGAGAGGAGACCATACTCTAA
- the ushbp1 gene encoding colorectal mutant cancer protein isoform X3 → MEQRSDSLVSADSELAQCETEVNTLLKIISDLNRKMDSLQIPREMKTPESPVRVSGCVPQQGLSLTVVDAGTASVESKTKNACRDSEGGSSELWMELQKVLSALEASSGQGRNMLRLQTQNAETIRAEHLSAARESWVQATQVLEEMERDLGISYPSALPPDERRQYQRDVLSLYKHNQDLNASLKSRQEELVGAERMLMDLEDEKKWLQEKVVDLKRKWLYGVSRSPPVSPSLSSSRTSSPCFSTPPYPGSPLLSRKLPGSRPDSPSSSCTVDSVLQAEIEKLQRTLDRLKARNERLNAALVRRKGESEQLSMSLSRQEADSSALHMALAYCEECEEAYSDLLSLCESRKQQNTDENSDKGDSFSSSPEGTAETKPNSLSEQEFKDKAGVLVQRISRLKQDRATVCIPQRGEAGEGMISPDTGTLAGVRGRTSSLSRNTKEEKAALLYELVTVREEMSEMRGNLRLLEKERRCLDLALMVQSAQDSAGALILDSLRDELAERRATQQRIAENMAKLEGGGGIPGPRNHSILRELQAAMQREQSLRKRVAALRESLDSALTDSTTQRRINREELARLSRYYNKVSSTYRSSRKKHKEQLWRLEKQIAVMSERHAKEEAELSATLEAMEWRREETIL, encoded by the exons ATGGAG CAGAGATCGGACAGTCTGGTGTCAGCAGACTCTGAACTGGCTCAGTGTGAGACGGAGGTCAACACTTTACTGAAGATCATTTCTGACCTCAACAGAAAGATGGACTCCCTACAAATACCACG AGAGATGAAAACGCCTGAGAGTCCAGTCCGGGTCAGTGGGTGCGTCCCGCAGCAGGGCCTGAGCCTCACGGTGGTGGACGCTGGCACAGCATCAGTGGAGTCCAAGACCAAGAACGCCTGCAGGGACTCAGAAG GGGGCAGCAGTGAGCTTTGGATGGAGCTGCAGAAGGTTCTCTCTGCTCTTGAGGCCTCTAGTGGTCAGGGGAGGAACATGCTCAGGCTGCAGACTCAGAATGCTGAGACAATCCGGGCAGAGCATCTCTCTGCAGCCCGGGAGAGCTGGGTTCAGGCCACACAG GTGCTGGAAGAGATGGAGAGGGATTTGGGGATCTCATACCCCTCTGCTCTGCCCCCTGACGAGAGACGTCAATATCAGCGGGATGTTCTTTCACTGTATAAACACAACCAAGACCTCAACGCCTCCTTGAAGAGCCGACAGGAAGAGCTTGTGGGTGCTGAAAGAATGCTGATGGATCTTGAGGATGAGAAAAAGTGGCTACAGGAAAAG GTAGTGGACCTGAAGAGGAAATGGCTGTATGGAGTGAGTCGTTCTCCTCCTGTTAGTCCATCATTGTCCTCCAGTCGAACGTCGAGCCCTTGCTTTTCCACTCCTCCATATCCTGGATCCCCTCTGCTGTCCCGCAAACTACCCGGCTCCAGGCCAGACTCCCCTTCGTCTTCCTGTACCGTTGACTCTGTGCTTCAGGCTGAGATCGAAAAGCTGCAGAG GACTCTGGACAGACTGAAAGCTCGAAATGAGCGTCTGAATGCCGCACTGGTCAGAAGGAAAGGAGAATCGGAGCAGCTGAGCATGAGTCTTAGCCGACAGGAGGCAGACAGCTCGGCTCTACACATGGCTCTGGCATACTG TGAGGAGTGCGAGGAGGCTTACAGTGACCTGCTGTCCCTGTGCGAGTCCAGAAAACAACAGAACACAG ATGAGAACTCGGACAAAGGCGACTCATTCTCCAGTTCACCAGAGGGCACTGCTGAGACCAAACCAAACAG CTTGTCGGAGCAGGAGTTTAAGGACAAGGCTGGTGTACTTGTGCAAAGGATCTCCAGGCTGAAGCAGGACAGGGCCACTGTTTGTATCCCGCAGCGGGGCGAAGCAGGAGAGGGCATGATCAGTCCCGACACTGGCACGCTCGCAGGGGTCAGAGGTCGCACCAGTTCACTTTCCAGAAACACCAAAGAGGAGAAAGCGGCTCTACTGTATGAGCTGGTGACAGTCAGG GAGGAGATGTCAGAGATGCGTGGGAATCTCCGGCTATTGGAGAAGGAGAGGCGGTGTTTGGACCTGGCGCTGATGGTCCAGAGTGCCCAGGATTCTGCTGGTGCTCTGATCCTGGACAGTCTGCGAGATGAGCTGGCCGAGAGGAGAGCCACTCAACAG AGAATTGCTGAAAATATGGCAAAACTAGAAGGCGGAGGGGGAATTCCTGGTCCTCGGAATCACTCTATCCTAAGAGAACTACAAGCAGCAATGCAAAG GGAACAGTCACTGAGGAAGAGAGTGGCGGCTTTACGTGAGTCACTGGACTCTGCACTCACAGACAGCACCACTCAGAGAAGGATCAACAGAGAGGAGCTTGCACGTCTCTCCCGCTATTACAA TAAAGTGTCAAGCACCTACAGAAGTTCTCGAAAGAAGCACAAGGAGCAGCTGTGGCGACTGGAGAAGCAAATCGCAGTCATGAGCGAACGTCATGCTAAAGAAGAGGCCGAGCTAAGTGCTACACTGGAAGCTATGGAGTGGAGGAGAGAGGAGACCATACTCTAA
- the ushbp1 gene encoding colorectal mutant cancer protein isoform X1 encodes MEQRSDSLVSADSELAQCETEVNTLLKIISDLNRKMDSLQIPREMKTPESPVRVSGCVPQQGLSLTVVDAGTASVESKTKNACRDSEGGSSELWMELQKVLSALEASSGQGRNMLRLQTQNAETIRAEHLSAARESWVQATQVLEEMERDLGISYPSALPPDERRQYQRDVLSLYKHNQDLNASLKSRQEELVGAERMLMDLEDEKKWLQEKVVDLKRKWLYGVSRSPPVSPSLSSSRTSSPCFSTPPYPGSPLLSRKLPGSRPDSPSSSCTVDSVLQAEIEKLQRTLDRLKARNERLNAALVRRKGESEQLSMSLSRQEADSSALHMALAYCEECEEAYSDLLSLCESRKQQNTGTISTPQSDLSNSTDENSDKGDSFSSSPEGTAETKPNSLSEQEFKDKAGVLVQRISRLKQDRATVCIPQRGEAGEGMISPDTGTLAGVRGRTSSLSRNTKEEKAALLYELVTVREEMSEMRGNLRLLEKERRCLDLALMVQSAQDSAGALILDSLRDELAERRATQQRIAENMAKLEGGGGIPGPRNHSILRELQAAMQREQSLRKRVAALRESLDSALTDSTTQRRINREELARLSRYYNKVSSTYRSSRKKHKEQLWRLEKQIAVMSERHAKEEAELSATLEAMEWRREETIL; translated from the exons ATGGAG CAGAGATCGGACAGTCTGGTGTCAGCAGACTCTGAACTGGCTCAGTGTGAGACGGAGGTCAACACTTTACTGAAGATCATTTCTGACCTCAACAGAAAGATGGACTCCCTACAAATACCACG AGAGATGAAAACGCCTGAGAGTCCAGTCCGGGTCAGTGGGTGCGTCCCGCAGCAGGGCCTGAGCCTCACGGTGGTGGACGCTGGCACAGCATCAGTGGAGTCCAAGACCAAGAACGCCTGCAGGGACTCAGAAG GGGGCAGCAGTGAGCTTTGGATGGAGCTGCAGAAGGTTCTCTCTGCTCTTGAGGCCTCTAGTGGTCAGGGGAGGAACATGCTCAGGCTGCAGACTCAGAATGCTGAGACAATCCGGGCAGAGCATCTCTCTGCAGCCCGGGAGAGCTGGGTTCAGGCCACACAG GTGCTGGAAGAGATGGAGAGGGATTTGGGGATCTCATACCCCTCTGCTCTGCCCCCTGACGAGAGACGTCAATATCAGCGGGATGTTCTTTCACTGTATAAACACAACCAAGACCTCAACGCCTCCTTGAAGAGCCGACAGGAAGAGCTTGTGGGTGCTGAAAGAATGCTGATGGATCTTGAGGATGAGAAAAAGTGGCTACAGGAAAAG GTAGTGGACCTGAAGAGGAAATGGCTGTATGGAGTGAGTCGTTCTCCTCCTGTTAGTCCATCATTGTCCTCCAGTCGAACGTCGAGCCCTTGCTTTTCCACTCCTCCATATCCTGGATCCCCTCTGCTGTCCCGCAAACTACCCGGCTCCAGGCCAGACTCCCCTTCGTCTTCCTGTACCGTTGACTCTGTGCTTCAGGCTGAGATCGAAAAGCTGCAGAG GACTCTGGACAGACTGAAAGCTCGAAATGAGCGTCTGAATGCCGCACTGGTCAGAAGGAAAGGAGAATCGGAGCAGCTGAGCATGAGTCTTAGCCGACAGGAGGCAGACAGCTCGGCTCTACACATGGCTCTGGCATACTG TGAGGAGTGCGAGGAGGCTTACAGTGACCTGCTGTCCCTGTGCGAGTCCAGAAAACAACAGAACACAG GAACAATTAGCACACCTCAGTCTGACCTCTCAAATTCAACAGATGAGAACTCGGACAAAGGCGACTCATTCTCCAGTTCACCAGAGGGCACTGCTGAGACCAAACCAAACAG CTTGTCGGAGCAGGAGTTTAAGGACAAGGCTGGTGTACTTGTGCAAAGGATCTCCAGGCTGAAGCAGGACAGGGCCACTGTTTGTATCCCGCAGCGGGGCGAAGCAGGAGAGGGCATGATCAGTCCCGACACTGGCACGCTCGCAGGGGTCAGAGGTCGCACCAGTTCACTTTCCAGAAACACCAAAGAGGAGAAAGCGGCTCTACTGTATGAGCTGGTGACAGTCAGG GAGGAGATGTCAGAGATGCGTGGGAATCTCCGGCTATTGGAGAAGGAGAGGCGGTGTTTGGACCTGGCGCTGATGGTCCAGAGTGCCCAGGATTCTGCTGGTGCTCTGATCCTGGACAGTCTGCGAGATGAGCTGGCCGAGAGGAGAGCCACTCAACAG AGAATTGCTGAAAATATGGCAAAACTAGAAGGCGGAGGGGGAATTCCTGGTCCTCGGAATCACTCTATCCTAAGAGAACTACAAGCAGCAATGCAAAG GGAACAGTCACTGAGGAAGAGAGTGGCGGCTTTACGTGAGTCACTGGACTCTGCACTCACAGACAGCACCACTCAGAGAAGGATCAACAGAGAGGAGCTTGCACGTCTCTCCCGCTATTACAA TAAAGTGTCAAGCACCTACAGAAGTTCTCGAAAGAAGCACAAGGAGCAGCTGTGGCGACTGGAGAAGCAAATCGCAGTCATGAGCGAACGTCATGCTAAAGAAGAGGCCGAGCTAAGTGCTACACTGGAAGCTATGGAGTGGAGGAGAGAGGAGACCATACTCTAA